The following are from one region of the Juglans regia cultivar Chandler chromosome 10, Walnut 2.0, whole genome shotgun sequence genome:
- the LOC108985934 gene encoding UPF0301 protein MAB_4928c-like — MDLWALHVKNSTRTPILLRNSSPEIPISLNLRKKVNSFRKVGDCGFFEIRVLRKRRVFTSSSLVIRAMAKKNHENSGNGDRSIPEGDGVKKNNSSDGNNSDKSHRIKLDWREFRANLFAREQSEKAESDAHSEGVKPHESKSLGLKWAHPIPVPETGCVLVATEKLDGVRTFERTVVLLLRSGTRHPQEGPFGVVINRPLHKKIKHMKPSNLDLANTFSDCSLHFGGPLEASMFLLKTGEKSKLPGFEEVIPGLCFGTRNSLDEAAGLVKKGVLKPQDFRFFVGYAGWQLDQLREEIESDYWYVAACSSNLISGGLSDSSSEGLWEEILQLMGGHYSELSRKPKQDM, encoded by the exons ATGGATCTGTGGGCCTTGCATGTCAAGAACTCCACTCGAACCCCTATCTTGCTCAGAAACTCGTCTCCGGAGATACCCATATCCTTGAACCTGCGAAAAAAAGTCAATTCTTTCCGCAAAGTTGGGGATTGTGGGTTCTTTGAGATCAGGGTTTTGAGAAAGCGCAGggttttcacttcttcttcgtTGGTTATCAGAGCTATGGCGAAGAAGAATCACGAAAACTCCG GAAACGGTGATCGATCTATTCCAGAAGGAGATGGTGTGAAAAAGAACAATTCTTCTGATGGAAACAATTCCGATAAATCACACCGTATAAAATTGGACTGGAGAGAGTTTAGAGCAAATTTATTTGCTCGGGAACAG TCAGAGAAGGCAGAGTCTGATGCTCACAGTGAAGGTGTGAAACCCCACGAGTCCAAATCTCTTGGCCTAAAATGGGCCCACCCTATTCCAGTTCCTGAAACTGGCTGTGTCCTTGTTGCCACAGAAAAGCTTGACGGAGTGCGAACTTTTGAAAGAACCGTTGTTCTCCTTCTCAGATCAGGAACTAGACACCCTCAAGAAGGCCCATTTGGAGTCGTCATCAACCGCCCTCTTCACAAAAAGATCAAACACATGAAACCCAGTAATCTTGATCTAGCAAACACTTTTTCTGATTGTTCCTTGCATTTTGGAGGTCCTCTTGAGGCAAGCATGTTTTTGTTAAAAACCGGAGAAAAATCCAAGCTTCCTGGATTTGAAGAGGTGATCCCTGGCCTCTGCTTTGGCACTCGAAACAGTTTGGATGAAGCTGCAGGGCTGGTAAAGAAGGGTGTTCTTAAGCCTCAGGATTTCAGGTTCTTTGTCGGTTATGCTGGGTGGCAGCTGGACCAATTGAGAGAAGAGATTGAATCTGACTACTGGTATGTGGCTGCTTGCAGCTCAAACCTGATTAGTGGGGGTCTATCGGATTCTTCATCAGAAGGTTTATGGGAGGAGATTTTGCAGCTAATGGGCGGTCACTACTCAGAATTGAGCCGGAAGCCTAAGCAAGATATGTAG